One Trichoderma asperellum chromosome 5, complete sequence genomic region harbors:
- a CDS encoding uncharacterized protein (antiSMASH:Cluster_5.6), producing MAEMQVQTEPPSIGKASAELQPNSAAPAQAQAKPPSDAPAPAAQQQKRGPSIHQIYALPAPIRTFPLPTFYPNNPISLFHVAYAWLGQVFRPPPAEPAVIHHGVWSETTISVHIKDEKSMRALWEQGFYGKGNLSRSEPNWLKREQVQRGLQEVHVSEIFTQQRREERAQAKWERARLEQEAILRTKLEEERLAASSRRAEKDKAVPDSTPSFVAPVGPLELLALPNSAVIVSRLESILTPISILAPVGPLQLLALPNSAADIAKLAKVNASKANESSSSPHGSSTEDSEEPRTPITNETPEVFRDDRSVISSSDGVGNKTLNRRKSVRFSPTVESATYKASDPPSPNRSPPVLFSQPSQANGNGNSDSQTLPSLPLASVPVSDPIINKEHLQLTPEEAFFLSFGLGVLEVTDPASGRVLSRQELFSLFRQYSYFPPRNGPDEPDLEPDDGFLVHYAVYHHFRSLGWVPRGGIKFGVDWLLYTRGPVFDHAEFGLIVIPSYSDAWWKKEGRQGPRKPWSWLHSVVRVLSHVTKSLVLIYVDVPPPHKFEEALKDGITEAMKLYKIREVMVKRWSSNRNR from the coding sequence ATGGCTGAGATGCAAGTCCAAACCGAGCCCCCTTCTATTGGCAAGGCTTCGGCTGAGCTGCAGCCAAACTCTGCGGCTCCGGCTCAAGCTCAAGCCAAGCCCCCATCTGACGCTCCAGCTCCGGctgcgcagcagcaaaagcgaGGTCCATCTATCCACCAGATATACGCGCTTCCTGCACCCATCCGAACCTTCCCCCTCCCAACCTTCTATCCCAACAACCCCATTTCGCTGTTTCACGTTGCCTATGCATGGCTGGGCCAGGTTTTCCGACCCCCGCCCGCAGAGCCTGCCGTGATCCACCATGGCGTCTGGTCTGAGACGACAATCTCAGTACACATCAAAGACGAAAAGTCTATGAGGGCCTTGTGGGAGCAAGGCTTCTACGGAAAGGGCAACCTGAGCCGCAGTGAGCCCAATTGGCTTAAGAGAGAACAAGTCCAAAGAGGACTCCAGGAAGTCCATGTCAGCGAAATCTTTACGCAACAGAGGCGAGAGGAGCGAGCTCAAGCCAAGTGGGAGCGTGCGCGACTTGAGCAAGAGGCCATTTTGCGGACAaagctggaagaggagcgGCTGGCCGCATCCAGCCGCCGTGCAGAAAAGGACAAGGCTGTGCCAGACTCTACCCCAAGCTTCGTTGCGCCTGTTGGTCCGTTGGAGCTCCTCGCACTTCCAAATTCAGCAGTCATTGTATCGCGCCTAGAGTCGATTCTGACACCAATATCGATTCTTGCACCTGTTGGACCGCTGCAGCTTTTGGCACTCCCGAACTCTGCTGCCGATATTGCCAAGCTTGCCAAAGTAAATGCGTCCAAAGCCAACgaatcgtcttcttctcctcacgGTTCATCAACGGAAGACTCCGAAGAGCCCCGAACCCCCATCACCAACGAAACTCCAGAAGTCTTTAGAGATGATAGATCTGTAATTTCATCGAGTGATGGCGTGGGAAATAAGACGCTGAACCGCAGAAAGAGCGTTCGATTCTCTCCCACCGTGGAATCGGCAACGTATAAGGCATCCGATCCTCCAAGCCCCAACCGCTCGCCTCCAGTGTTGTTTTCCCAGCCATCCCAAGCCAATGGCAACGGCAACTCAGATAGCCAAACCCTGCCCTCACTTCCATTGGCAAGCGTACCTGTGTCCGACCCCATTATCAATAAGGAACATCTCCAGTTGACGCCAGAGGAagctttcttcctttcctttggCCTTGGTGTTTTAGAAGTTACCGACCCTGCATCTGGCAGAGTGCTGTCGCGCCAAGAGCTCTTTTCTCTATTCCGGCAATATTCATACTTTCCTCCCCGCAATGGCCCTGACGAACCCGATCTGGAGCCGGACGATGGATTCTTGGTTCACTATGCCGTCTACCATCATTTCAGATCTCTGGGATGGGTTCCTCGTGGGGGCATCAAATTTGGAGTCGATTGGCTCCTTTACACCAGGGGTCCAGTGTTTGATCACGCCGAGTTTGGCCTGATTGTCATTCCCTCGTATTCAGATGCATggtggaagaaagaaggaagacaaGGCCCGCGAAAGCCGTGGTCGTGGCTGCACAGCGTTGTGCGAGTCTTGTCCCACGTCACCAAGAGCTTGGTGTTAATCTACGTGGATGTGCCGCCTCCTCATAAATTTGAAGAGGCGTTGAAGGATGGCATTACGGAGGCGATGAAATTGTACAAGATCAGAGAGGTTATGGTAAAGAGATGGTCGAGCAATCGAAATCGATGA
- a CDS encoding uncharacterized protein (TransMembrane:3 (o6-31i361-384o404-422i)~CAZy:GT21~antiSMASH:Cluster_5.6) has translation MFDTIHVVATVCLVWSVVVVFVQIVGISAIFNRFSRRARPSRSSGLGADAPSVTIIRPVKGLEPCLYECIASTFRQNYPQDKISIRLCVEDINDPSYPVLQQLIRDFPSHDAQILVENQDPVLHGPDGRVNTLGPNPKIRNISRAYREAPGEVIWIIDCNVWVAKGVLGRMVDKLMGYSRAGESAQPYKFVHQLPIVVDVVDYQQDSSAESQNFLGTAAETSSPTNETLWQRISKNGGGRLDEMFMATTHVKFYGAINIVGVAPCIVGKSNMFRKAHLDQVTDPARNPILPKDFERPRGVDYFSHNICEDHLIGDLLWRSNIPGYANHGIAWSDLVLQPMAGMSVSAYAARRVRWLRARKFTVLAATLVEPGVESLLCCAYFAFAVTTLPWFKDSIPQTWSAMAIIWLISITAWMTIDWFTFRLLHTGRTIETDENTPQFAFGSSSPRGLPRRRFLEWLPAWIGREFMALPIWTLAVLLGTTVSWRGKVFRVRLDTTVEELPSGTPRRTTRTPELEKARQRSKDRLD, from the exons ATGTTTGATACCATTCACGTTGTGGCCACGGTTTGCCTCGTCTGGTCCGtggtcgtcgtcttcgtccaaATCGTCGGCATCAGCGCCAT ATTCAATCGCTTCTCGCGCCGAGCTCGCCCATCCAGATCCTCCGGCCTTGGCGCCGATGCGCCGAGCGTCACTATTATTCGGCCGGTCAAGGGCCTGGAGCCCTGTCTATACGAATGCATCGCCTCGACCTTTCGCCAAAACTATCCCCAGGACAAAATCTCGATTCGGCTCTGCGTAGAAGACATCAACGATCCGTCATACCCGGTCCTCCAGCAGCTGATCCGCGACTTTCCCTCCCACGATGCGCAAATCCTAGTCGAGAACCAAGACCCGGTCCTGCACGGCCCCGACGGCCGCGTCAACACCCTGGGACCGAACCCGAAGATACGAAATATCAGCAGGGCCTATCGCGAGGCTCCAGGCGAGGTCATATGGATCATCGACTGCAATGTCTGGGTTGCCAAGGGCGTCCTGGGGCGCATGGTGGACAAGCTCATGGGCTACTCCAGAGCCGGTGAATCAGCACAGCCTTACAAATTCGTCCATCAGCTGCCCATTGTCGTCGATGTCGTCGATTACCAGCAAGATTCCTCCGCCGAAAGCCAAAACTTCCTTGGAACCGCCGCCGAGACATCCTCTCCGACCAACGAGACACTATGGCAGCGAATATCCAAGAACGGCGGTGGCCGCCTCGACGAAATGTTCATGGCCACCACTCACGTCAAGTTCTACGGCGCCATCAACATCGTTGGAGTCGCCCCGTGCATTGTCGGCAAGAGCAACATGTTCCGCAAAGCTCACTTGGACCAAGTCACCGATCCCGCCCGGAACCCCATTCTCCCAAAAGATTTCGAACGCCCACGCGGCGTTGACTACTTCTCGCATAACATCTGCGAGGACCATCTGATAGGCGACCTCCTCTGGCGCTCCAACATTCCCGGCTATGCAAACCACGGCATCGCTTGGAGTGACTTGGTTTTACAGCCGATGGCGGGCATGTCCGTGTCTGCATACGCTGCTCGGCGAGTACGTTGGCTGCGAGCTCGAAAATTCACGGTGCTGGCTGCTACTCTGGTCGAACCCGGCGTTGAATCATTACTATGCTGCGCTTACTTTGCTTTTGCCGTTACTACCCTGCCCTGGTTCAAAGATTCTATCCCGCAGACATGGTCGGCCATGGCGATAATTTggctcatctccatcaccgCTTGGATGACCATAGACTGGTTCACATTCAGACTCTTACACACAGGCCGCACCATTGAAACCGACGAAAACACTCCACAATTCGCGTTTGGCTCATCCAGCCCGCGAGGCCTCCCCAGGCGCCGTTTCCTAGAATGGCTGCCGGCGTGGATTGGAAGAGAATTCATGGCTCTGCCAATCTGGACCTTGGCAGTGCTGCTTGGCACGACAGTGAGCTGGCGAGGGAAAGTGTTCCGCGTCCGGTTGGATACAACCGTCGAAGAACTGCCGAGCGGAACGCCAAGAAGAACAACGCGGACgccagagctggagaaggctaGGCAAAGGAGTAAAGATAGACTGGATTGA
- a CDS encoding Type I Iterative PKS (EggNog:ENOG41~SMCOG1022:Beta-ketoacyl synthase~antiSMASH:Cluster_5.6) — translation MASSNPLDPHWLDANGDEPIAIIGVACRFSGTASDEDGLWQLLSKGRTSWASNARNRFRMESFWHPQAHLPGSTSARGVHLLQQDPAVFDSDFFGISGVEAKAIDPQQRLMLEVAYETFENAGIPLEKLEKSNTGVFCAVSYTDYDQILGRDPETSPMYRFTGTGPSLVSSRVSYAFDLRGPSKAVDTACSSASVALHDAILALRAGDADQILVGGSNLILDPDKMSIISSMSFLSPDGRCYSFDSRASGYARGEGVVALLLKPLSAALRDGDTVRSVIRGSAVVSDGKTPGITMPSPDSQFAAIQRAYKVAGLDPRETVYVEAHGTGTNAGDNCEAEAFNRAFCSDSSEKKLLIGSVKSNLGHTECVSGLAGLVKVLLMLEKRKLVPTPTFVNENPRLELERRRLKVSTKFQDWPEGSIHRASINGSGYGGTDTHVILEAWTEPTKVVGTPPSAELRAPRGPKVSDLVAPGPKVFVWSHQREDGFSKLANAWKKFMMVAKANCQELHLDDLAYTLSERRSRFAQRTAVVASNLEELLEGLNKIELGSLRPVKAWTNARMCFIFTGQGAQWAEMGLGLLSYPLFADSMQKSEREFIRMGATWRLIDELRKTKENSRINEAELAQPVCTAIQIALVDLLASWNVHPDAVCGHSSGEIAAAYAAGSLTAPEALRAAYHRGQSVYQIMRKEGARQGGMLAAGLSDTDAQKYLSKYSEHAVNVACINSPTSVTISGDISAIEEIAARLEEDGIFNRKLAVPVAYHSSHMNVIEGLYGDALKSLRPRKFKPGVRMISSVTCEELSGEEMDGTYWVSNLLRPVRFSPALTKLLSLTVPVTDKDGKVNDGSATVPPTVLVELGPHAALQGPATQIAKTIKELPSVAYFSCLRRKEGAVQSMLSTAAGLFNHGIKIELTGTNNPHGTQTKVLTNLPAYNWHHGKIHWNESRRSQVYRMREFPRHDLLGTAAADSISAEPSWRMYVRLSEMPWIKGHSIDGQVLYSAAGFLAMIVEALKRQSITSNRPWMKRVIQFKHIVIDRPLLIQEDAFGAEVITLLRPYSVTSRDSSQKWQEFRIYSISQNNESTEHCRGLIALSEDLGKLDIKTEDAAGSLQNPAGSNSWTQLESNQLYKLLSASGNDYSGCFANLDNISARPWESNSELTVQDVKAMMPGGHQEVHHIHPTTLEGCFLTTLPGVKLADGLDGPQVVASIDELYISTDIDLQPGHKLSVAAKSRPYGLRQHSSHIVATDNTNNVIVRVEGIKFSSLGSYQADGNRADNPLSHQVEWLVDPFSSTKEAIAEYCQRNLSQESQEQRKNLDSISLGIIKDTLGQLSSEDETLITGHLRRFYDWMREQDTSNALPLNPDNKALSVAGQLLVQIAPHLPGILRGNQELPVDESLLHRLYSEDDGFNRCHTQLAEYLKLAQYKVPNLRVLEVGGGVGNLTSTLLEALYGEKRDYATTLGTYVFTDASEPSIASAQEKLKKFESVVEFKPFDIEQSPAQQGFEPGSFDIIVASNTIHATHNLDNTLSQLKSLLKPGGQIAFTELTAPSLRWGVLGGRLQNWWLGAEDGRTSSPLVSTPEWDKALVRNGFFGVSCELKDYDSDQEHEVSLIISHAANIEVKAHTENISIFTGKERDSVASELRSALVAQYPKTVVSTMSLSGEVASPGTYIFLPEASEGALLRASENDWNEILHLLADAKAVLWVTRGTSLAEPEPHRALITGLARSLRSSRPDLNFFTLDIGAAGSEEAPAILQVYEKYLGPNASPYSASEWELAFYNGSIVIPRLLENKAVNQQIEDAVSKHHPREEMYTSASRSLGLHISSVGVLDSLYWADNEVHAAAPKPTQVRVRVENFALNFNDMLTTTGQLEGGSSLLLEGSGTVIDVSDASQSKFSVGDRVGFFAPNGLATVSNVDVRHAVKIPNGIASDIAAAIPLAYSAALYALRNIARLQRGETILIHSGAGAVGQAAITLAKALGAEDIFVTVGSPDRAELVNKTFGIPAERIFSSRDIDFGDRLLKQTNGRGVDVILNSLSGDAFSESCSAVASFGRIVQLCERDVANNGRLGLEALQKNASLSVVNMAFLARERPTLFEELLQTSFNMIQEGNLALISPITTSHASNVAQQLRVMQAGDQLGKAVFKLDSSLPLKIQPQKPKSAALRENSSYFVAGGNGSLDVAVAKYLAKLGACRLIARQGSDIEALADEIKKLGADIAIIPGNVSDRPFADQLKEASVGVPLKGIILGDSETHIADLKGLTHSQWSAAVESTTAGILSLQNAFGSELDFFILLNSTSLVVGSPEQGIAGAIGAFRDSFARFQASQGFPVKAIDIGIVQQETSDDARNAPPSSDIQPQTIDEVLAVINYAIQNPIVANPSQAQIVCGASQFAPDPASPTTRRPDARFAHVWSRAAPRVSKNGEDALDVQAVLRSASSAEVAVEAVYTGLKEKLAGLLAVPTKEIQSDRSVSSYGVDSLISVELRNWITGYLGGHVQMLELMSSLSMMQLSDLIAKRSRLVPASVFGSVEATNVEKS, via the exons ATGGCTTCGTCTAATCCTCTTGATCCCCACTGGCTTGATGCCAACGGCGATGAacccatcgccatcatagGAGTAGCCTGCCGGTTCTCAGGCACGGCCTCTGACGAGGATGGCCTGTGGCAGCTTTTGTCAAAGGGGAGAACTAGCTGGGCTAGCAATGCCAGGAATCGGTTTAGAATGGAGTCTTTCTGGCATCCTCAAGCTCACCTCCCGGGCTCG ACCAGCGCTAGGGGCGTTCACCTTCTTCAGCAAGACCCGGCTGTCTTCGACAGTGACTTCTTCGGCATCAGCGGAGTTGAAGCCAAAGCCATAGATCCTCAGCAGAGACTCATGCTCGAGGTGGCTTACGAAACCTTTGAGAACGCCGGCATCCCCTTGGAAAAACTGGAAAAGTCCAACACTGGAGTTTTCTGTGCCGTCTCCTACACAGACTACGACCAGATTCTGGGTCGCGACCCTGAGACATCGCCAAT GTACCGATTCACTGGAACAGGGCCGTCTCTCGTATCCAGCCGCGTGTCCTACGCCTTCGACTTGCGCGGACCCAGTAAAGCCGTTGACACCGCTTGCTCTAGCGCTTCAGTGGCCCTACACGATGCCATTCTCGCCCTTCGAGCTGGCGACGCTGACCAAATTTTGGTGGGGGGCTCTAATCTAATTTTGGACCCTGACAAGATGTCCATCATTTCCTCCATGTC GTTCCTATCCCCGGACGGCCGATGCTATTCCTTCGACTCTCGCGCCAGCGGATATGCCCGTGGAGAGGGCGTGgtcgcccttcttctcaagCCTCTTAGTGCCGCCTTACGGGATGGCGATACAGTTCGATCTGTGATCCGCGGTAGCGCGGTTGTTTCCGATGGCAAAACTCCGGGCATCACCATGCCGTCGCCGGATAGTCAATTTGCAGCTATTCAGCGTGCATACAAGGTTGCTGGGCTCGATCCCCGAGAAACAGTCTACGTGGAAGCACATG gcacTGGAACCAATGCTGGAGACAACTGCGAAGCCGAAGCTTTTAACCGAGCTTTTTGCTCGGACAGTTCTGAAAAGAAGCTTCTCATCGGCAGTGTCAAATCAAATTTGGGCCATACCGAGTGTGTCTCAGGGTTGGCCGGTTTAGTAAAAGTCCTCTTGATGcttgaaaagagaaaacttgTTCCCACTCCAACCTTTGTAAACGAAAACCCAAGGTTGGAGTTAGAACGGCGGAGACTGAAA GTTTCAACAAAGTTCCAAGACTGGCCAGAAGGATCAATTCATCGGGCATCTATCAATGGATCAGGGTATGGAGGCACAGATACCCACGTTATCCTTGAGGCATGGACAGAGCCAACCAAGGTAGTAGGGACACCACCATCAGCAGAACTCAGGGCACCGCGTGGCCCAAAAGTCTCCGATCTCGTTGCTCCAGGACCCAAGGTCTTTGTGTGGAGTCACCAGCGGGAAGATGGATTCTCTAAGTTGGCCAATGCGTGGAAGAAGTTCATGATGGTGGCCAAAGCAAACTGCCAAGAGCTGCACCTAGACGACTTGGCTTATACGCTGTCAGAGAGACGAAGTCGGTTTGCACAGCGAACTGCAGTTGTTGCTTCCAACTTGGAAGAGCTTTTGGAGGGGCTCAACAAAATTGAGCTGGGATCACTTCGCCCCGTCAAAGCTTGGACGAATGCACGAATGTGTTTCATCTTTACTG GTCAGGGAGCTCAATGGGCAGAGATGGGACTGGGATTGCTATCCTACCCACTCTTTGCTGATTCGATGCAAAAGTCTGAGCGGGAGTTTATCCGAATGGGTGCGACTTGGCGCCTGATTGATGAGCTGAGAAAGACCAAGGAGAATTCCCGCATCAATGAAGCTGAATTAGCGCAACCAGTTTGCACAGCCATTCAGATCGCTTTGGTTGATCTCCTTGCCTCCTGGAACGTGCATCCTGATGCAGTTTGTGGCCACTCAAGTGGAGAGATTGCGGCCGCATACGCTGCTGGAAGCTTGACTGCACCAGAAGCCCTCAGGGCTGCCTATCACCGAGGCCAGTCTGTATATCAAATCATGCGGAAAGAGGGTGCAAGGCAAGGAGGAATGCTTGCAGCAGGTCTGTCAGACACTGATGCGCAAAAGTATCTATCAAAGTATAGCGAGCACGCTGTAAATGTTGCATGCATCAACAGCCCTACCAGTGTGACAATCTCGGGCGATATCTCGGCCATTGAAGAGATTGCCGCCAGATTGGAGGAAGATGGCATCTTCAACCGAAAGCTAGCCGTCCCAGTAGCGTATCACTCTTCTCATATGAATGTTATTGAGGGGTTATATGGCGATGCGCTGAAGTCGCTACGGCCTCGCAAATTTAAGCCAGGCGTGCGGATGATCTCTTCAGTTACATGTGAAGAGCTTAGCGGCGAAGAAATGGACGGCACCTACTGGGTGAGCAACCTGCTACGTCCAGTCCGGTTTTCGCCAGCCTTGACCAAGCTCCTTAGCTTGACTGTACCTGTTACGGACAAGGATGGTAAAGTTAATGACGGCAGTGCTACGGTACCACCGACTGTTCTGGTTGAGCTTGGGCCTCACGCTGCACTGCAAGGGCCGGCCACACAGATAGCAAAAACGATCAAGGAGCTGCCTTCTGTAGCTTATTTCTCTTGTTTGAGGAGAAAGGAGGGTGCAGTCCAGAGCATGCTGTCGACTGCAGCTGGTCTATTCAACCATGGCATCAAAATTGAGCTCACAGGCACGAATAACCCCCATGGCACGCAGACAAAGGTTCTGACAAATTTGCCGGCATACAACTGGCATCACGGTAAGATTCACTGGAATGAGTCCCGTCGAAGCCAAGTGTACCGCATGCGAGAGTTCCCCCGCCATGATCTACTTggaactgctgctgcggatAGTATCAGCGCAGAGCCGTCTTGGAGAATGTATGTTAGGCTTTCGGAGATGCCATGGATTAAGGGTCATTCTATCGATGGTCAAGTCCTATACTCTGCAGCTGGCTTTCTGGCCATGATTGTGGAGGCCCTGAAACGTCAGTCTATTACGTCAAATCGCCCCTGGATGAAGAGAGTCATACAATTCAAGCATATTGTCATTGATAGACCTCTTCTTATCCAAGAAGACGCATTTGGCGCTGAAGTCATTACCCTTTTGAGACCTTACTCTGTAACATCTCGTGATTCTAGCCAAAAGTGGCAAGAGTTCAGAATCTATAGCATCTCTCAAAATAACGAATCGACTGAGCATTGCCGAGGCTTGATTGCTCTGTCGGAAGATTTGGGAAAGCTGGATATCAAGACAGAAGATGCAGCCGGTTCTCTTCAGAACCCAGCCGGTTCAAATTCTTGGACTCAACTCGAGTCTAATCAACTGTATAAACTACTTAGTGCCTCTGGCAATGACTATTCTGGATGCTTTGCAAACCTCGACAATATCTCAGCTCGCCCCTGGGAGTCCAACAGTGAGCTGACTGTGCAGGATGTGAAAGCAATGATGCCTGGAGGCCATCAGGAAGTGCATCACATACATCCTACAACGCTTGAAGGTTGCTTCTTGACGACCCTTCCAGGCGTAAAGCTTGCTGATGGCCTGGACGGCCCTCAAGTTGTCGCCTCCATTGATGAGCTTTACATTTCTACAGATATTGATCTCCAGCCAGGACATAAGCTTTCTGTTGCGGCGAAGTCTAGACCATATGGATTGAGACAGCACTCATCTCATATTGTAGCTACTGACAATACAAACAATGTTATCGTTCGGGTTGAAGGAATCAAGTTCTCATCTCTGGGAAGCTATCAGGCGGATGGTAATCGCGCTGATAACCCTTTGAGCCACCAAGTTGAGTGGCTTGTGGatcccttttcttctaccAAAGAGGCCATTGCGGAGTACTGCCAAAGAAATCTTAGTCAGGAGAGTCAAGAGCAGCGAAAAAACCTTGACTCAATCTCTCTTGGCATTATTAAAGACACTCTTGGCCAGCTTTCAAGTGAAGATGAAACATTGATTACTGGTCACCTGCGACGCTTTTATGATTGGATGCGCGAGCAAGACACATCCAATGCCCTGCCCTTGAACCCCGATAACAAAGCACTCAGTGTTGCGGGTCAGCTGCTGGTTCAAATTGCTCCTCACTTACCAGGCATTCTTCGAGGAAACCAGGAGTTGCCAGTCGATGAAAGCCTGTTACATCGCCTTTATTCTGAGGATGACGGCTTCAACAGATGCCACACTCAGTTAGCAGAGTATCTCAAGCTTGCTCAATACAAAGTGCCGAATCTGCGTGTCTTGGAAGTCGGCGGTGGAGTGGGCAACCTAACTTCTACTCTGCTTGAAGCCCTCTACGGAGAAAAGCGTGATTATGCTACTACTCTAGGGACATACGTTTTCACAGACGCTTCCGAGCCTTCCATTGCAAGCGCTcaagagaagctgaagaaattTGAAAGTGTTGTAGAGTTCAAGCCCTTTGATATCGAGCAGTCTCCTGCGCAACAAGGATTTGAACCTGGCTCTTTCGACATTATTGTTGCTTCAAATACCATTCATGCAACTCACAACCTTGATAATACCCTTAGCCAACTAAAGAGCTTGCTTAAGCCTGGTGGCCAGATTGCTTTTACAGAGCTGACAGCGCCGTCTTTGAGATGGGGAGTCCTTGGCGGGCGCCTGCAGAACTGGTGGCTGGGAGCCGAAGATGGCCGCACAAGCTCGCCTCTTGTATCAACACCAGAGTGGGATAAGGCTCTGGTCAGGAACGGCTTTTTCGGTGTGTCATGTGAATTGAAGGATTACGACTCGGATCAGGAGCACGAAGTGAGCTTGATCATCTCTCATGCCGCTAATATTGAAGTGAAAGCGCACACTGAGAATATCTCTATTTTCACtggaaaggaaagagacTCCGTGGCGAGTGAGTTGCGCAGTGCGTTAGTGGCACAGTATCCCAAAACCGTCGTGTCTACAATGTCCCTCTCTGGAGAAGTAGCATCTCCTGGAACCTACATATTCCTTCCTGAAGCTTCTGAAGGCGCCCTGTTGAGAGCATCCGAGAATGACTGGAACGAAATTCTACATCTTCTTGCTGATGCCAAAGCTGTGCTGTGGGTGACTAGGGGAACCTCCCtggctgagcctgagccCCATCGGGCTCTCATTACCGGATTGGCACGCAGCTTGCGATCATCTAGGCCTGATCTCAATTTCTTCACATTGGACATTGGTGCTGCGGGCTCGGAAGAAGCACCTGCGATTTTGCAAGTATATGAAAAGTACCTCGGGCCAAACGCTTCGCCGTACTCTGCATCCGAGTGGGAGCTTGCCTTCTATAACGGCAGCATAGTGATTCCCCGTTTATTAGAGAATAAAGCGGTCAATCAGCAAATTGAAGATGCTGTATCAAAGCATCATCCACGCGAAGAGATGTATACCAGTGCCAGCAGATCATTGGGTCTACATATTAGCTCCGTTGGGGTGCTTGATTCTTTATATTGGGCGGATAATGAAGTCCATGCGGCTGCTCCCAAGCCAACACAAGTCAGAGTTCGTGTGGAGAATTTTGCACTGAATTTCAATGATATGCTCACCACCACTGGCCAGCTTGAAGgcggctcttctcttctccttgaagGAAGTGGTACGGTCATCGATGTTAGTGATGCTTCTCAGTCAAAATTCTCTGTAGGCGATCGAGTTGGCTTCTTTGCCCCTAATGGACTTGCCACCGTGAGTAACGTAGATGTTCGTCACGCTGTTAAAATTCCCAACGGTATTGCCAGCGACATTGCGGCAGCCATTCCTTTGGCTTATTCAGCTGCGCTCTATGCTCTCCGGAACATTGCCAGGCTTCAGCGAGGCGAGACTATCTTGATTCACTCTGGAGCGGGAGCAGTCGGCCAGGCAGCGATTACCCTCGCAAAGGCCCTTGGCGCTGAAGACATTTTTGTTACTGTTGGAAGTCCAGACAGGGCAGAGCTCGTCAACAAGACTTTTGGCATCCCCGCTGAACGCATCTTCTCAAGTCGAGACATAGACTTTGGCGATCGCCTTCTCAAGCAGACGAACGGTCGGGGCGTCGATGTTATTCTCAATTCTCTTTCTGGAGACGCATTTTCGGAGAGCTGCAGCGCTGTAGCCTCCTTTGGCAGAATCGTTCAGCTTTGCGAAAGAGATGTTGCAAACAACGGCCGGCTTGGCCTGGAGGCCCTCCAGAAAAATGCTTCTCTTTCTGTTGTAAACATGGCATTCCTCGCGAGGGAACGGCCTACGCTGTTTGAAGAGCTGCTACAGACTTCTTTCAACATGATCCAGGAAGGAAATTTGGCTCTGATCAGCCCCATCACTACCTCTCATGCTTCCAATGTTGCTCAGCAGCTTCGAGTTATGCAAGCGGGTGACCAACTGGGCAAGGCGGTGTTTAAGTTGGACTCTAGCCTTCCCTTGAAG ATTCAACCTCAGAAGCCCAAGTCTGCGGCACTTCGAGAGAACAGCTCCTACTTTGTTGCCGGAGGTAATGGAAGTCTGGATGTAGCCGTTGCGAAGTATTTGGCGAAGCTGGGAGCCTGTCGTCTCATTGCGCGGCAAGGATCAGACATTGAAGCTCTGGCAGATGAGATCAAGAAGTTAGGCGCAGATATTGCCATTATTCCTGGCAATGTCTCTGACAGGCCTTTTGCTGATCAGCTCAAGGAGGCAAGCGTAGGAGTACCCCTTAAGGGCATAATTCTCGGAGATTCTGAGACTCAC ATTGCGGATCTCAAAGGTCTCACTCATTCTCAGTGGTCCGCTGCAGTTGAGTCCACAACCGCTGGCATCCTCAGCCTCCAAAATGCTTTCGGCTCGGAGCTTGACTTCTTCATTTTACTCAACAGCACTTCCTTAGTTGTGGGTAGCCCTGAGCAGGGCATCGCTGGTGCTATTGGCGCATTCCGAGATAGCTTTGCCCGATTCCAAGCTTCTCAGGGGTTCCCCGTCAAAGCAATCGATATTGGCATAGTGCAGCAAGAAACCTCGGATGATGCTAGAAACGCACCGCCTTCTTCTGATATCCAGCCACAGACAATCGATGAAGTCCTCGCGGTGATCAACTATGCTATTCAGAACCCCATTGTGGCGAATCCATCCCAGGCACAGATCGTCTGCGGCGCCAGCCAATTCGCCCCAGATCCTGCATCTCCCACCACACGACGACCAGACGCTCGCTTCGCACACGTCTGGTCTCGCGCGGCACCTCGCGTCTCCAAGAATGGCGAAGATGCCCTTGATGTGCAGGCCGTCCTCCGGAGCGCGTCTAGCGCAGAAGTCGCCGTCGAAGCCGTATACACCGGCCTGAAGGAGAAGCTCGCCGGTCTGCTGGCCGTTCCTACAAAGGAGATCCAGTCGGACCGCTCAGTGTCGAGCTACGGCGTAGACTCCCTCATTTCAGTTGAGCTGCGGAACTGGATCACGGGTTATCTGGGAGGACATGTCCAGATGTTGGAGCTGATGAGCTCCTTGTCCATGATGCAGCTGTCGGATCTTATTGCGAAGAGGTCGAGGCTCGTCCCGGCGAGCGTGTTTGGAAGCGTAGAGGCTACAAATGTGGAGAAGAGTTGA